In Kitasatospora sp. NA04385, a single genomic region encodes these proteins:
- a CDS encoding BTAD domain-containing putative transcriptional regulator, giving the protein MTEHGPADPADPSGFGALLRELRTRAGINQQTTATRAGLSARALRDLEHGRVRRPRARTVHRLADALALTTDQAAALRTAATRDDHAPGTGRTTLLLLGPLLLRRGRDTVPIGSPTLHRLLGLLALTHPAAATRQEITDTLWPAGPPASQQSLVHTHVSRLRRLLSPDDPDDPAAGVVRTPTGYRLGLPRHRTDLGRFDDLLARTTCLWHAPDPDAAHQDLTRALRHWRGPVLADADPALRRHPAAVAANERRIRAALLHADTALLLRRPDHSVPLLRELAHTEPLHEGLHARLILTLAASGRQADALDTYTRLRTRLDEELGVTPGPELHDAHLRVLRGLPGPTATRPAPRATGEHWPLPHTPDAPDAPNALDAQPRVLPGPTAGWPPPRAAGEHQSLPHTPNAPNAPGIPNTLGAFPKPAQLPPTTGPFVGRHRQLSALDALLPADPDHLDHPGEPAARPPLLVVVGPPGIGKSALAAHWAHRHRDRFPDGQLFADLRGHSARPAPHPDEVLARFLRALGTPPDRLPADPDEAAALYRTLLADRRLLVLLDDARDAEQVRPLLPGAPGCAVLVTGRTRLTGLVAGDGARRLTLDPLDPAEGALLLGSVLGPCRVAAEPAAAHRLVRACGGLPLALRLAAADLTTRTTALADYAPAHPDAAHPDAALLARLDLADDPRTGLRAAFGHSYRVLPAPARRMFRLLGRAPAAGLTAATATALAATGPTETTALLDRLADAHLVREEPPGHYRLPGLLHPYAAGLAAEGDEGCGGGCGDGGSGAVDVNPLIDAHQQFGGDQWIDVEQPPTISGLTGRQHPNATATRVCDAEPAEAKHELTHRPLIPVAPVPPRDLASGGSDGRGGPHPDDITVLGLICWKLGRLPEAAEHFTQAARVLATGPATNSGPGPAPATSSGPATATATGSGHSGGASDREAIARTNLAVVQRALGRPGEAIRGIGEALPVHRWHRNRFSEAVALSCLSRAHTDLGDHATGRLLAHSALAAARAGRSRALEAGARLALADSYLRAHRPAEATAAYREALRSAEASGDRHPQAAALAGLAAALIETDPRAALRTAERALALARAAEYRVLEGDALTVLARVHVRLCEPHAALALGADALALHRATGHRPGETRTRLVLALAAAALGADADAVRHRREALLLVRATGGTPPR; this is encoded by the coding sequence ATGACCGAGCACGGACCGGCCGATCCGGCCGACCCGTCCGGTTTCGGGGCGCTGCTGCGCGAACTGCGCACCCGCGCCGGGATCAACCAGCAGACCACCGCCACCCGGGCCGGACTCAGCGCCCGGGCCCTGCGCGACCTCGAACACGGCCGGGTCCGGCGGCCCCGCGCACGCACCGTCCACCGGCTCGCCGACGCACTCGCCCTGACCACCGACCAGGCCGCCGCGCTGCGCACCGCCGCCACCCGGGACGACCACGCCCCCGGGACCGGCCGCACCACCCTGCTGCTGCTCGGCCCGCTGCTGCTGCGCCGCGGCCGCGACACCGTCCCGATCGGCAGCCCCACCCTGCACCGCCTGCTCGGCCTGCTCGCACTCACCCACCCCGCCGCCGCCACCCGGCAGGAGATCACCGACACCCTGTGGCCGGCCGGCCCGCCCGCATCGCAGCAGAGCCTGGTGCACACCCACGTCAGCCGACTGCGCCGCCTGCTCAGCCCCGACGACCCGGACGACCCCGCGGCCGGCGTGGTCCGCACCCCCACCGGCTACCGGCTCGGCCTGCCCCGGCACCGGACCGACCTCGGCCGCTTCGACGACCTGCTGGCCCGCACCACCTGCCTGTGGCACGCCCCCGACCCGGACGCCGCCCACCAGGACCTCACCCGCGCCCTGCGGCACTGGCGCGGCCCCGTCCTCGCCGACGCCGACCCCGCCCTGCGCCGGCACCCCGCCGCGGTCGCCGCCAACGAACGCCGCATCCGCGCCGCCCTGCTGCACGCCGACACCGCCCTGCTGCTGCGCCGCCCCGACCACTCCGTCCCGCTGCTGCGGGAACTCGCCCACACCGAACCGCTGCACGAGGGGCTGCACGCCCGGCTGATCCTCACCCTCGCCGCGAGCGGCCGCCAGGCCGACGCCCTCGACACCTACACCCGGCTGCGCACTCGCCTCGACGAGGAACTCGGCGTCACCCCCGGCCCCGAACTCCACGACGCCCACCTACGCGTCCTACGCGGCCTACCGGGGCCCACCGCCACGCGGCCCGCACCGCGCGCCACCGGGGAGCACTGGCCGCTGCCGCATACCCCGGACGCCCCGGACGCCCCGAACGCTCTCGACGCCCAACCGCGCGTCCTACCGGGGCCCACCGCCGGGTGGCCTCCACCACGTGCTGCCGGGGAGCACCAGTCGCTGCCGCACACCCCGAACGCCCCGAACGCCCCGGGTATCCCGAACACCCTCGGCGCCTTCCCGAAGCCTGCCCAACTCCCGCCCACCACCGGACCGTTCGTCGGGCGGCACCGGCAGCTGAGCGCGCTCGACGCGCTGCTCCCGGCCGACCCCGACCACCTCGACCACCCCGGTGAGCCGGCCGCCCGCCCGCCGCTCCTCGTGGTGGTCGGCCCGCCCGGCATCGGCAAGAGCGCCCTCGCCGCGCACTGGGCACACCGGCACCGCGACCGCTTCCCGGACGGCCAGCTCTTCGCCGACCTGCGCGGCCACTCCGCTCGGCCCGCACCGCACCCGGACGAGGTGCTGGCCCGCTTCCTGCGCGCCCTCGGCACCCCGCCCGACCGGCTGCCCGCCGACCCGGACGAGGCCGCCGCGCTCTACCGCACCCTGCTCGCCGACCGCCGCCTACTGGTCCTCCTCGACGACGCCCGCGACGCCGAACAGGTCCGCCCGCTGCTCCCCGGCGCCCCCGGCTGCGCCGTCCTGGTCACCGGCCGCACCCGGCTCACCGGCCTGGTCGCCGGTGACGGCGCCCGCCGCCTCACCCTCGACCCGCTCGACCCCGCCGAGGGCGCCCTGCTGCTCGGCAGCGTCCTCGGCCCCTGCCGGGTCGCCGCCGAACCGGCCGCCGCCCACCGCCTGGTCCGGGCCTGCGGCGGCCTCCCCCTCGCCCTGCGCCTGGCCGCCGCCGACCTGACCACCCGCACCACCGCCCTCGCCGACTACGCCCCCGCCCACCCCGACGCCGCCCATCCCGACGCCGCCCTGCTCGCCCGGCTCGACCTCGCCGACGACCCGCGCACCGGCCTGCGCGCCGCCTTCGGCCACTCCTACCGCGTCCTCCCCGCCCCCGCCCGCCGGATGTTCCGCCTGCTCGGCCGGGCCCCCGCCGCCGGGCTCACCGCCGCCACCGCCACCGCGCTCGCCGCCACCGGCCCCACCGAGACCACCGCCCTACTGGACCGTCTCGCCGACGCCCACCTCGTCCGGGAGGAACCCCCCGGCCACTACCGGCTGCCCGGCCTGCTCCACCCGTACGCGGCGGGGCTGGCGGCGGAGGGCGATGAGGGGTGCGGCGGGGGGTGCGGTGATGGCGGCTCGGGGGCGGTTGACGTCAATCCATTGATTGACGCTCATCAGCAGTTTGGCGGCGATCAATGGATTGACGTCGAGCAGCCGCCCACCATCAGCGGATTGACCGGTCGTCAGCATCCGAACGCGACCGCCACCCGAGTCTGCGACGCGGAACCCGCCGAAGCCAAGCACGAGTTGACGCACCGCCCGCTCATACCCGTTGCGCCCGTCCCGCCCCGCGACCTGGCGTCCGGTGGGTCCGACGGGCGCGGCGGCCCGCACCCCGACGACATCACCGTGCTGGGCCTGATCTGCTGGAAGCTCGGCCGTCTGCCCGAGGCCGCCGAGCACTTCACGCAGGCCGCCCGCGTCCTCGCCACCGGCCCCGCCACCAACTCCGGCCCCGGCCCTGCCCCCGCCACCAGCTCCGGCCCCGCCACCGCCACCGCCACCGGCTCCGGTCACAGCGGCGGGGCGAGCGACCGGGAGGCCATCGCCCGGACCAACCTGGCCGTCGTGCAGCGGGCGCTCGGACGGCCCGGGGAGGCGATCCGGGGGATCGGCGAGGCGCTGCCGGTGCACCGGTGGCACCGCAACCGGTTCAGCGAGGCCGTCGCGCTGAGCTGCCTCTCCCGTGCCCACACCGACCTCGGCGACCACGCCACCGGGCGGCTGCTGGCCCACAGCGCGCTCGCCGCCGCCCGGGCCGGGCGCAGCCGGGCGCTGGAGGCCGGGGCCCGGCTCGCCCTCGCCGACTCGTACCTCCGCGCCCACCGCCCGGCCGAGGCGACGGCCGCGTACCGGGAGGCGCTGCGGTCGGCCGAGGCCTCGGGCGACCGGCACCCGCAGGCCGCCGCCCTGGCGGGGCTGGCCGCCGCCCTGATCGAAACCGATCCGCGGGCCGCACTGCGCACCGCCGAACGCGCCCTGGCGCTGGCCCGCGCAGCCGAGTACCGGGTGCTCGAAGGCGACGCGCTCACCGTCCTGGCCCGCGTCCACGTCCGGCTGTGCGAGCCGCACGCCGCCCTGGCCCTCGGCGCCGACGCGCTCGCCCTGCACCGGGCGACCGGCCACCGCCCGGGCGAGACCCGGACCCGGCTCGTCCTGGCCCTGGCCGCCGCCGCGCTCGGTGCCGACGCCGACGCCGTCCGGCACCGCCGGGAGGCCCTGCTGCTCGTCCGGGCGACGGGCGGAACCCCGCCGCGCTGA
- a CDS encoding cytochrome P450: MDTHSPAPVPPPGCPAHGGRVPLYGPEFAANPQSYYDYLRHYGPTAPVELAPGVDATLVTEYSAALQLLQDPTSYRRDSRRWRAFNEGAVPMDSPVLQLLLHRPNVLFADGVEHLRLRQAITDSMARIDQRKLARSTRQISDFLIAQFGYRGSSDLLSSYAKQLPLFVFNELFGCPADIGDRVMFGISGMFDGVNAEKSAQVLYGAVGELVALKRSRPGEDVTSWMMQHHAKLTDEEMTHQLALLLGAGVEPLGNLLGNTLHRLLVHDAYAHQGGLIDEAIDDTLWENPPITNMGPHYPVADGEFAGEKVEAGDLMLVSFAAANSSPILAAERRASSRAHLAWGAGPHACPSKDPARQIAMTALENLFNQLPDIELAVPEETLSWRPGPFNRALVSLPVRFTPNASDQRPQAAETAQTAKAAQPAAKGGRWSQFLNWLSR, encoded by the coding sequence ATGGACACTCACTCCCCCGCCCCGGTGCCCCCGCCCGGGTGCCCGGCCCACGGCGGCCGAGTGCCGCTGTACGGGCCGGAGTTCGCGGCCAACCCGCAGTCCTACTACGACTACCTGCGGCACTACGGCCCCACCGCTCCGGTCGAACTCGCCCCCGGGGTCGACGCCACCCTGGTGACCGAGTACTCGGCCGCCCTGCAGCTGCTGCAGGACCCCACCTCCTACCGCCGGGACTCCCGCCGCTGGCGGGCCTTCAACGAGGGCGCCGTCCCGATGGACAGCCCGGTGCTGCAACTGCTGCTGCACCGCCCGAACGTGCTGTTCGCGGACGGCGTCGAGCACCTGCGGCTGCGCCAGGCCATCACCGACAGCATGGCCCGGATCGACCAGCGCAAGCTCGCCCGCAGCACCCGGCAGATCTCCGACTTCCTGATCGCCCAGTTCGGCTACCGCGGTTCGAGCGACCTGCTGAGCTCCTACGCCAAGCAGCTGCCGCTGTTCGTCTTCAACGAGCTCTTCGGCTGCCCGGCCGACATCGGCGACCGGGTGATGTTCGGCATCTCCGGCATGTTCGACGGCGTGAACGCCGAGAAGTCCGCCCAGGTGCTGTACGGCGCGGTCGGCGAGCTGGTCGCGCTCAAGCGCAGCCGCCCCGGCGAGGACGTCACCTCCTGGATGATGCAGCACCACGCCAAGCTCACCGACGAGGAGATGACGCACCAGCTGGCCCTGCTGCTGGGCGCGGGCGTCGAGCCGCTCGGCAACCTGCTCGGCAACACCCTGCACCGGCTGCTCGTGCACGACGCCTACGCGCACCAGGGCGGCCTGATCGACGAGGCGATCGACGACACCCTCTGGGAGAACCCGCCGATCACCAACATGGGCCCGCACTACCCGGTTGCCGACGGGGAGTTCGCCGGCGAGAAGGTCGAGGCCGGCGACCTGATGCTGGTGAGCTTCGCGGCCGCCAACAGCAGCCCGATCCTGGCCGCCGAGCGGCGCGCCAGCAGCCGCGCCCACCTGGCCTGGGGCGCCGGACCGCACGCCTGCCCGTCCAAGGACCCGGCCCGGCAGATCGCCATGACCGCGCTGGAGAACCTGTTCAACCAGCTGCCGGACATCGAACTGGCCGTTCCCGAGGAGACGTTGAGCTGGCGGCCCGGCCCGTTCAACCGCGCCCTGGTCTCGCTGCCCGTCCGGTTCACCCCGAACGCCTCCGACCAGCGCCCGCAGGCCGCCGAGACCGCCCAGACGGCCAAGGCCGCGCAGCCCGCCGCGAAGGGTGGGCGTTGGAGCCAGTTCCTCAACTGGCTCAGCAGGTGA
- a CDS encoding NAD(P)/FAD-dependent oxidoreductase produces the protein MSVCVIGAGLSGLAAAYALREAGLDFVCLEAAAEVGGVWRDRAPGERGPAYRALHLNTAKALTAFKAFPMDEDLPMYPSRRDMAEYLRAFAERAGLLPYVEFRTEAVSVRQDGHGAWRVVSRDVHGMESVRVFDQVVVASGHHTVPLVPDPLPPGAESFTGRILHSMEYADGADFAGLRVVVVGLGASGVDIAVDLSRHAARTMVSVRRGQHVVPKQLFGISVEEIAVAPWFTAKSLPEQQEFIEEALRVARGPLSGYGLPEPENRIFATPVTISDEVLSRIRHGAVLPKPGIESLAGSTVRFTDGSTAEVDAIVYCTGYGWSFPFLPADHPAGGHGPVPLYRRMVDAERPGLFFLGLFRPVGSITRLVEAQAQWLVRLVTGASVLPAAEVMRKETDGHLAGIERRYGLSAGSSLQVDVNGYLRELTGA, from the coding sequence GTGAGTGTCTGTGTGATCGGTGCGGGTCTGTCCGGTCTCGCGGCGGCGTACGCGCTGCGCGAGGCGGGGCTGGACTTCGTCTGCCTGGAGGCGGCCGCCGAGGTGGGCGGGGTGTGGCGGGACCGGGCGCCGGGGGAGCGGGGTCCGGCCTACCGGGCGCTGCACCTGAACACGGCGAAGGCCCTGACGGCGTTCAAGGCCTTCCCGATGGACGAGGACCTGCCGATGTACCCGAGCCGCCGGGACATGGCGGAGTACCTGCGGGCGTTCGCGGAGCGGGCGGGGCTGCTGCCGTACGTGGAGTTCCGCACCGAGGCGGTGTCGGTGCGGCAGGACGGGCACGGGGCGTGGCGGGTGGTGAGCCGGGACGTCCACGGGATGGAGAGCGTGCGGGTCTTCGACCAGGTGGTGGTGGCGTCGGGCCACCACACGGTGCCGCTGGTGCCGGACCCGCTGCCGCCGGGGGCGGAGTCCTTCACCGGCCGGATCCTGCACTCGATGGAGTACGCGGACGGTGCGGACTTCGCGGGCCTGCGGGTGGTCGTGGTGGGCCTCGGCGCGTCGGGGGTGGACATCGCGGTGGACCTGTCGCGGCACGCGGCGCGGACGATGGTCTCGGTGCGCCGCGGCCAGCACGTGGTGCCCAAGCAGCTGTTCGGCATATCGGTGGAGGAGATCGCGGTCGCCCCGTGGTTCACCGCCAAGTCCCTGCCGGAGCAGCAGGAGTTCATCGAGGAGGCGCTGCGGGTGGCGCGCGGCCCGCTGTCCGGGTACGGCCTGCCCGAGCCGGAGAACCGGATCTTCGCGACGCCGGTGACGATCTCGGACGAGGTCCTGAGCCGGATCCGGCACGGCGCGGTGCTGCCGAAGCCGGGCATCGAGTCGCTGGCGGGTTCGACGGTCCGCTTCACGGACGGGAGCACGGCGGAGGTGGACGCGATCGTCTACTGCACGGGGTACGGCTGGTCGTTCCCGTTCCTGCCGGCCGACCACCCGGCGGGCGGGCACGGCCCGGTGCCGCTGTACCGGCGGATGGTGGACGCGGAGCGGCCGGGCCTGTTCTTCCTGGGCCTGTTCCGCCCGGTGGGGTCGATCACCCGGCTGGTGGAGGCGCAGGCGCAGTGGTTGGTGCGGCTGGTCACCGGCGCGTCGGTGCTGCCCGCCGCGGAGGTGATGCGCAAGGAGACGGACGGGCACCTGGCCGGGATCGAGCGTCGCTACGGCCTGTCGGCCGGGTCCTCGCTCCAGGTCGACGTGAACGGCTACCTGCGGGAGTTGACGGGGGCTTAG
- a CDS encoding tryptophan dimethylallyltransferase family protein, protein MGSHTGRQLLSLCELVGLDAGDCAGYARALTDALGPVVRRSLDLPPAAPTFLSDDHTPVEFSLSFSPGAAAPSLRVLFEPSSGFGTLAESSRLGLRALHGLAQRWGISTEQLDLVQDLFLPDDPRGSFALWITLELTAGGTPRMKAYLNPAAAGPDRAGATVREALDRLGHHRAYDSLPPADRLLLFALDLGDWAAPRLKVYTAHHRLRASAVGALDRMAGGPSPAETEAFLYTAAGLPAGHDGVFDRRPVLACHSFTDPAADRPSGFTLHVPVRDYAHHDREVLDRAEKLLPRYGIAPDVLRDALGALTPRRLEDGVGLIAYLAMVHQQGHDPRLTAYLSSEAYRVRPPNERPTGPRPVL, encoded by the coding sequence GTGGGCAGCCACACGGGCCGTCAACTGCTCTCCCTGTGCGAGCTGGTGGGCCTGGACGCGGGCGACTGCGCCGGCTACGCCCGCGCCCTGACCGACGCGCTCGGACCGGTGGTGCGCCGCTCGCTCGACCTGCCGCCCGCCGCCCCGACCTTCCTCTCCGACGACCACACCCCGGTCGAGTTCTCGCTCTCCTTCTCCCCCGGCGCCGCCGCCCCCTCGCTGCGCGTCCTGTTCGAACCCTCCAGCGGCTTCGGCACCCTGGCCGAGAGCAGCCGGCTCGGCCTGCGCGCGCTGCACGGACTCGCCCAGCGCTGGGGCATCTCCACCGAACAGCTCGACCTGGTCCAGGACCTCTTCCTCCCCGACGACCCACGGGGGAGCTTCGCGCTCTGGATCACCCTGGAACTGACCGCCGGCGGCACCCCCCGGATGAAGGCCTACCTCAACCCCGCCGCGGCCGGGCCCGACCGGGCCGGGGCCACCGTCCGCGAGGCGCTGGACCGGCTCGGCCACCACCGGGCGTACGACAGCCTGCCGCCCGCCGACCGGCTGCTGCTGTTCGCCCTCGACCTCGGCGACTGGGCGGCCCCCCGGCTGAAGGTGTACACCGCCCACCACCGGCTGCGGGCCTCCGCCGTCGGCGCGCTCGACCGGATGGCCGGCGGCCCCTCGCCCGCCGAGACCGAAGCCTTCCTGTACACCGCCGCCGGGCTGCCCGCCGGGCACGACGGCGTCTTCGACCGCCGCCCCGTGCTCGCCTGCCACTCCTTCACCGACCCGGCGGCGGACCGCCCCAGCGGCTTCACCCTGCACGTCCCGGTCCGCGACTACGCCCACCACGACCGCGAGGTGCTCGACCGCGCCGAGAAGCTGCTGCCCCGGTACGGGATCGCCCCCGACGTGCTCCGCGACGCGCTCGGCGCCCTCACCCCGCGACGGCTGGAGGACGGCGTCGGCCTGATCGCCTACCTGGCCATGGTGCACCAGCAGGGCCACGACCCCCGGCTGACCGCGTACCTGTCCTCCGAGGCGTACCGGGTCCGCCCGCCCAACGAACGGCCCACCGGACCGCGCCCGGTGCTCTGA
- a CDS encoding pyridoxamine 5'-phosphate oxidase family protein, producing the protein MSRYDRLARTPSVRRVQQEMGSAAAAERRLRTSDDAPDDRPDDGPEPLSAAAAAFVQGLDGFLFATVNEDGWPYIQHRGGPPGFVHVLDPYTLGYLDVRGNRQYLTTGNLRGGDGRVALFFLDHARQARLKVFGRATAVPADRDPDLARRLATPRTDGRVEQLVTISVEAHAWNCPNHITPRFTERELADVLDPIRDRLARLERENALLRAELAAATGAHPSSRPKD; encoded by the coding sequence TTGAGCCGTTACGACCGACTCGCCCGCACGCCCTCCGTGCGCCGCGTCCAGCAGGAAATGGGCAGCGCCGCCGCGGCCGAGCGCCGGCTGCGCACGTCCGACGACGCGCCCGACGACAGACCCGACGACGGGCCCGAACCGCTCAGCGCCGCCGCGGCGGCCTTCGTCCAGGGGCTCGACGGCTTCCTGTTCGCGACGGTCAACGAGGACGGCTGGCCGTACATCCAGCACCGCGGCGGCCCGCCCGGCTTCGTCCACGTGCTGGACCCGTACACCCTCGGCTACCTCGACGTGCGCGGCAACCGGCAGTACCTCACCACCGGCAACCTGCGCGGCGGGGACGGCCGGGTCGCCCTGTTCTTCCTCGACCACGCCCGGCAGGCCCGGCTGAAGGTCTTCGGCCGGGCCACCGCCGTCCCCGCCGACCGGGACCCGGACCTCGCCCGGCGGCTCGCCACCCCGCGCACCGACGGCCGGGTCGAGCAGCTCGTCACCATCAGCGTCGAGGCGCACGCCTGGAACTGCCCCAACCACATCACCCCGCGCTTCACCGAGCGCGAACTCGCCGACGTCCTGGACCCGATCCGCGACCGGCTGGCCCGGCTGGAGCGGGAGAACGCCCTG